The window AACCGGCGGCGGCTGACGACCCGGTCGGAGATGAGTAGTAGCAGAAACACTGTTGTTGTGCACCCCGGGCCGTCACGGTTCTTGCTCGCCGCCGACCTCCCGTCACGTGAGGTCGGCGGGCAAGAACACGCGCCGGCCCTGCGTTCTTGGCGGTTCTTGCCCGTCTGGCGCTATGTGAAACCGACGACGGAGGACAGGCGCCTCTGCGGGTTTCTCAACGGTCGAAGACGCGCCCCTCTAGGGGCGAGGTTCTAATCCCACCGCGGCTCGCCGGGCCGGCGTTACGGTGTTTCATGCGTTTTCCCCTCCCCCTGAGCCTCTCCTCAAAGGCAGGAGGGCTTCCTTCCTCACCGTTCCTTCCCGGTAAGCCGTCTGTCGGGCGTTCGAGTACCCCGCCCGGCGGCGTGCTATAATCGGCGGCGCTATCCCAACGGCAAAGGACGACGTGAGCGTGAAACGGAGCACGGCCCGGCGGGCCTTCGTCATCGTGATGGACTCGGTGGGCGTGGGTCACGCTCCGGACGCGGCGGACTTCGGCGACGCCGGGGCGGCGACGCTGCAACACACCGCCGACGCCGTCGGTGGCCTGGAGCTGCCCAACCTCGACGCCCTGGGCCTGCGGCGGATCGTCGATTACCGCAGCCCCCTGCCGCAGCCGGAGACGGTCGGCGGGGCCTACGGCGTCATGCGGGAGGCCTCGCCGGACAAGGACTCGACGACGGGGCACTGGGAGCTGATGGGGCTGCCGACGACGGAGCCCTTTCCCACCTTCCCCGAGGGCTTCCCGCCCGCGGTGATGGACGAGTTCAGCCGGCGCACGGGCTGCGGCTGGCTGTGGAACAGGCCGGCTTCGGGCACGGAGATCATCGAGCGTTACGGGCTGGAGCACATCACGACCTGCAAGCTGATCGTCTACACCTCGGCGGATTCGGTCTTCCAGATCGCCGCTCACGAAGACGTCGTCCCGCCGGCGGAGCTGTACCGGATCTGCCGGATCACCCGTGAGCTGCTGGACCCCCTGCGGGTCAGCCGAGTGATCGCCCGGCCCTTCGTCGGTGATTCGCCGGACAACTTCGAGCGCACGTCCAACCGGCGGGACTTCAGCGTCGAGCCGCCCGCGGACACCGTCCTCGACGCCCTGCAGGCCGCCGGGGTGCGTACCGTCGGCGTGGGCAAGATCGGCGACCTGTTCGCCGGCGTCGGCCTGGACGAGGACCACCACACCACCTCCAACGCCGACGGCCTGGCGAAGACGACGCGCTTCGCTGAGACGCTGGACGCTCCCGCCTTCATCTTCACCAACCTGGTGGACTTCGACACCCGCTTCGGCCACCGCCGCAACCCCCGGGGCTACGCCGGGGCGCTGGTCGAGTTCGACGCCTGGCTCGGCTCCTTCCGCGAGCTGCTGCGGGCCGACGACCTGTTGCTGATCACCGCCGACCACGGTTGCGACCCGACCTACAAGGGCACGGACCACACCCGGGAGCGGGTGCCGCTGTTGGTTTACCGACCGCGGACACCCGGCGGCGTCGAGTTGGGCCTGCGCGACTCGTTCTGCGACGTCGGCCGCAGCACGGCCGCCTGGTTCGGCGTTGACTGGCCCCGGGGTAAGTCCTTCCTGCCCGTCCTTGGGATCGAATAGATGACCGGACGCCTGACGACAGTCTGGCTCGTGTTTCTGGCCCTCGTCGCCGGGGCCGCGCCGAAGGTGGAGTACGATTACTCCGCCGTTCATGACGACGCTTGGTGGTCGGCGGCCGTCGCCCACCGCGAGCGCGAGTTCGTCGAGGTCGACTGGCGCTCCCGCCTGACCACGGGCCTCGAGTCCGCCGGGCTGCTGCGCCGGGACCGTCCGCCCTACCTCGTCGGCGTCTATCTCGTCGGCACCCGGGCCGCTTGGGAGTCCAAGCTGACCGAACTCGAGAGATGCCTGGCCGAGGGGCGGATCAACTGCGTCGTCGTCGACGCCAAGCAGGCGCCCGGTGAGATCTGCTTCCCCCTGCCGGTGCCCGAGGAGCCCCGGCCCGAGCTGGCCGTCTACCAGCCGCCCCGGGGCTGGGACCTGCCCGAGGAGGCCCGCTGGAGCCCGGAGAAGCTGGCCTGGGAGATCGGCGCCGTCCACGGCTACATCGACGATTTTCCCCAGTTGGTCGAGCGCCTCCAGGACGCCGGAGCCTATGTCATCGCCCGTGTCGTCGTTCACTACGACCGCTTCCTGGCCCAATACGACCCCCGGGGCGAGGCCCGCGACTACTTCGCCATCAAGGATTCCGCCACCAGCCGGGCCTGGGTCGGCCACGCCGACTCCGTCTGGTGCGACCCCTTCGCCGAGGCGGCCTGGGACTACCACCTGGCCGTGGCCCTCTACTGCGCCGAGGTCGGCGTCGACGAGATCCAGTTCGACTACATCCGCTTCCCCACCGAGGGCGACGTTCTCAACGCCTACCTGCCCCACGCCGGGGGCCGCCACCGCGAGTGGGCCGTCAATTCCTTCCTCGAGCGCGCCGTCGAGGTCCTCGGACCCACCGGGGTAGCCCTGTCCGCCGACGTCTTCGGCTTCAGCGCCCTCTACGAGAAATACAACCCCGAGGGCCAGGACGTCGACGACATGGCCCAATACCTCGAGGCCCTCTCGCCGATGAACTACCCCAGCCACTTCGGCAGCGGCTTCTACCAGGGGCCGGGCAGGACCTGGCGCCTGTTGCAGGACTGCGCCGCGGTACTCAAGCGCCGCCTCGAGGCCGTCCGCCCCGCCGCCTCCCCGCCGCCCGATCCCCTCCACGCCGGCGCCCGGGCCCTGCTC of the Candidatus Coatesbacteria bacterium genome contains:
- a CDS encoding phosphopentomutase, with translation MDSVGVGHAPDAADFGDAGAATLQHTADAVGGLELPNLDALGLRRIVDYRSPLPQPETVGGAYGVMREASPDKDSTTGHWELMGLPTTEPFPTFPEGFPPAVMDEFSRRTGCGWLWNRPASGTEIIERYGLEHITTCKLIVYTSADSVFQIAAHEDVVPPAELYRICRITRELLDPLRVSRVIARPFVGDSPDNFERTSNRRDFSVEPPADTVLDALQAAGVRTVGVGKIGDLFAGVGLDEDHHTTSNADGLAKTTRFAETLDAPAFIFTNLVDFDTRFGHRRNPRGYAGALVEFDAWLGSFRELLRADDLLLITADHGCDPTYKGTDHTRERVPLLVYRPRTPGGVELGLRDSFCDVGRSTAAWFGVDWPRGKSFLPVLGIE